In Eucalyptus grandis isolate ANBG69807.140 chromosome 4, ASM1654582v1, whole genome shotgun sequence, the following proteins share a genomic window:
- the LOC120292489 gene encoding uncharacterized protein LOC120292489, with protein sequence MEVVVSNGRQWWRRTNGGGGVQRPVAVVADGRRMAATDGGGGVRWLAAVVTVGGQRWMRHGEQWQQMEVVVSDGWRQWWRLADNGG encoded by the coding sequence ATGGAGGTAGTAGTGTCCAACGGCCGGCAGTGGTGGCGGAGGACGAATGGAGGTGGCGGTGTTCAGCGgccggtggcggtggtggctgACGGACGGCGGATGGCAGCGACGGATGGAGGTGGCGGTGTTCGGTGGCTGGCAGCGGTGGTGACAGTTGGCGGACAACGGTGGATGAGACATGGCGAACAGTGGCAACAGATGGAGGTGGTGGTGTCTGATGGTTGGCGGCAGTGGTGGCGGCTGGCGGACAACGGCGGATGA